Proteins from a single region of Carassius gibelio isolate Cgi1373 ecotype wild population from Czech Republic chromosome B15, carGib1.2-hapl.c, whole genome shotgun sequence:
- the LOC127972946 gene encoding alpha-actinin-4 isoform X1: MVDYHAANNQSLYSAGEQQTYMEQENDWDRDLLLDPAWEKQQRKTFTAWCNSHLRKSGTQIENIEEDFRDGLKLMLLLEVISGERLPKPERGKMRVHKINNVNKALDFIASKGVKLVSIGAEEIVDGNAKMTLGMIWTIILRFAIQDISVEETSAKEGLLLWCQRKTAPYKNVNVQNFHISWKDGLAFNALIHRHRPELIDYDKLRKDDPVTNLNNAFEVAERYLDIPKMLDAEDIVGTLRPDEKAIMTYVSCFYHAFSGAQKAETAANRICKVLAVNQENEHLMEDYEKLASDLLEWIRRTIPWLENRAPEKTMTEMQQKLEDFRDYRRVHKPPKVQEKCQLEINFNTLQTKLRLSNRPAFMPSEGRMVSDINGAWHKLEGAEKGYEEWLLNEIRRLERLDHLAEKFRQKAAIHESWTDGKEAMLTQKDYETASLSEIKALLKKHEAFESDLAAHQDRVEQIAAIAQELNELDYYDSPSVNARCQKICEQWDALGSLTQNRRDSLERTEKQLESIDELYLEYAKRAAPFNNWMEGAMEDLQDMFIVHNIEEIQGLLTAHDQFKSTLPEANKEREAIQAIQAEVQKIAQYNGIKLAGNNPYTTITPQSIDKKWEKVQQLVPQRDQALQEELARQQSNDHLRRQFANQANMIGPWIQNKMEEIGRISIEMNGTLEDQLTHLRQYEQSIIEYKPNIDQLEGDHQLIQEALIFDNKYTAYTMEHLRVGWEQLLTTIARTINEIENQILTRDAKGISQEQLHEYRTSFNHFDKDHSGVLQAEEFKACLISLGYDVENNKQGDAEFARIMGIVDPNNSGAVTFQAFIDFMSRETTDTDTADQVIASFKILAGDKNYITAEELRRELPPDQAEYCIARMAPYTGPDAKPGALDYMSFSTALYGESDL, translated from the exons ATGGTAGATTACCACGCCGCTAATAATCAATCTTTATATTCAGCGGGCGAACAGCAGACATACATGGAGCAAGAGAACGATTGGGACCGGGACCTACTGCTGGACCCGGCCTGGGAGAAACAGCAGAGGAAG ACTTTCACGGCCTGGTGCAACTCTCACCTGCGGAAGTCAGGAACGCAGATCGAAAACATCGAGGAGGATTTCAGAGATGGACTCAAACTCATGCTGCTCCTAGAGGTCATCTCAG GGGAGAGGTTACCTAAACCTGAAAGAGGCAAGATGAGAGTCCACAAGATCAACAACGTCAACAAAGCGCTGGACTTCATCGCCAGCAAAGGAGTCAAGCTGGTGTCCATCGGTGCAGAAG AAATCGTGGATGGAAATGCCAAGATGACTCTGGGAATGATCTGGACCATCATCCTCCGCTTCGCCATCCAGGACATCTCAGTGGAGG AAACCTCCGCTAAAGAAGGACTGTTGCTCTGGTGTCAGAGAAAGACGGCTCCTTACAAGAACGTCAACGTTCAGAACTTCCATATCAG ctGGAAGGATGGTCTCGCCTTCAATGCTCTGATCCACAGACACAGGCCAGAGCTCATCGATTACGACAAGCTGAGAAAG gACGACCCAGTGACCAATCTGAACAACGCTTTTGAAGTGGCAGAGCGATACCTCGACATCCCCAAGATGTTGGATGCAGAGG ATATCGTGGGCACTCTGCGGCCGGATGAGAAGGCTATTATGACCTACGTCTCCTGTTTCTATCACGCCTTCTCAGGTGCTCAGAAG GCTGAGACAGCAGCTAATCGTATTTGCAAGGTGTTGGCGGTCAATCAGGAGAACGAGCACCTGATGGAGGACTATGAAAAACTGGCCAGCGAT CTGTTGGAGTGGATTCGTAGGACAATCCCATGGTTGGAAAACCGTGCTCCAGAGAAAACCATGACCGAAATGCAGCAGAAATTGGAAGATTTCCGAGATTACCGTCGTGTTCACAAACCACCCAAAGTTCAGGAAAAGTGTCAGCTAGAGATCAACTTTAACACATTGCAGACCAAACTTCGTCTGAGCAACCGACCAGCCTTTATGCCATCTGAGGGACGCATGGTGTCG GACATTAATGGTGCATGGCATAAACTGGAAGGGGCCGAGAAAGGCTATGAAGAGTGGCTGCTGAATGAGATCCGTCGTTTGGAGAGACTTGACCATCTTGCAGAAAAGTTCCGGCAGAAAGCAGCCATCCATGAAAGCTGGACAGATG gTAAGGAGGCCATGCTAACACAGAAGGACTATGAGACCGCATCTCTGTCTGAAATCAAAGCTCTCCTGAAGAAGCATGAAGCATTCGAAAGTGACCTTGCTGCCCACCAGGACAGAGTTGAGCAGATTGCTGCCATTGCACAGGAGCTCAA TGAGCTGGACTACTATGACTCCCCGAGCGTTAATGCACGCTGTCAGAAGATCTGTGAGCAATGGGATGCTCTGGGTTCCCTCACACAGAATCGTAGAGATTCTCTTGAG AGAACAGAGAAACAGCTGGAGTCTATTGATGAGCTGTACCTGGAGTATGCCAAGAGAGCAGCACCGTTCAACAACTGGATGGAGGGAGCCATGGAGGATCTTCAGGACATGTTCATTGTACACAACATCGAGGAGATCCAG GGACTGCTAACGGCTCACGACCAGTTCAAATCAACTCTTCCAGAGGCAAATAAAGAGCGGGAAGCTATCCAGGCCATCCAGGCTGAAGTTCAGAAAATCGCACAGTACAATGGCATCAAACTGGCTGGAAACAATCCTTACACCACCATCACACCTCAGAGCATTGACAAGAAGTGGGAGAAG GTGCAGCAACTGGTTCCACAGCGTGATCAGGCTCTTCAGGAAGAACTTGCACGTCAGCAGTCTAATGACCATCTCAGACGCCAGTTTGCCAATCAGGCCAACATGATTGGACCATGGATCCAAAATAAGATGGAG GAGATCGGGCGGATATCAATTGAGATGAATGGAACGCTGGAAGATCAGCTGACCCACCTCCGTCAGTATGAGCAGAGCATCATTGAATACAAACCCAACATCGACCAACTGGAAGGAGACCATCAGCTTATCCAGGAAGCACTTATCTTTGACAACAAATACACTGCTTATACTATGGAG CACCTTCGTGTTGGTTGGGAGCAGCTCCTTACTACAATTGCTCGCACAATTAATGAGATAGAGAACCAGATTCTGACTCGTGATGCTAAAGGAATCAGCCAGGAGCAGCTTCACGAGTACCGCACGTCCTTCAATCACTTTGACAAG GACCACAGTGGTGTCTTACAAGCTGAGGAGTTCAAGGCTTGTTTGATCAGTCTGGGTTACGACGTAGAAAACAACAAGCAG GGTGATGCCGAATTTGCTCGTATCATGGGTATTGTTGACCCCAACAACAGTGGAGCAGTGACCTTCCAGGCCTTCATCGACTTCATGTCAAGGGAAACAACCGACACAGACACTGCAGACCAGGTCATCGCCTCATTTAAGATCCTAGCCGGAGACAAG AACTACATCACAGCTGAGGAGTTGAGGCGTGAGCTTCCTCCTGACCAGGCAGAGTACTGCATTGCCCGAATGGCACCATACACGGGCCCCGACGCGAAGCCTGGTGCTCTTGACTACATGTCCTTCTCCACCGCCCTGTATGGGGAGAGTGACCTCTAA
- the LOC127972946 gene encoding alpha-actinin-4 isoform X2: MVDYHAANNQSLYSAGEQQTYMEQENDWDRDLLLDPAWEKQQRKTFTAWCNSHLRKSGTQIENIEEDFRDGLKLMLLLEVISGERLPKPERGKMRVHKINNVNKALDFIASKGVKLVSIGAEEIVDGNAKMTLGMIWTIILRFAIQDISVEETSAKEGLLLWCQRKTAPYKNVNVQNFHISWKDGLAFNALIHRHRPELIDYDKLRKDDPVTNLNNAFEVAERYLDIPKMLDAEDIVNTARPDEKAIMTYVSSFYHAFSGAQKAETAANRICKVLAVNQENEHLMEDYEKLASDLLEWIRRTIPWLENRAPEKTMTEMQQKLEDFRDYRRVHKPPKVQEKCQLEINFNTLQTKLRLSNRPAFMPSEGRMVSDINGAWHKLEGAEKGYEEWLLNEIRRLERLDHLAEKFRQKAAIHESWTDGKEAMLTQKDYETASLSEIKALLKKHEAFESDLAAHQDRVEQIAAIAQELNELDYYDSPSVNARCQKICEQWDALGSLTQNRRDSLERTEKQLESIDELYLEYAKRAAPFNNWMEGAMEDLQDMFIVHNIEEIQGLLTAHDQFKSTLPEANKEREAIQAIQAEVQKIAQYNGIKLAGNNPYTTITPQSIDKKWEKVQQLVPQRDQALQEELARQQSNDHLRRQFANQANMIGPWIQNKMEEIGRISIEMNGTLEDQLTHLRQYEQSIIEYKPNIDQLEGDHQLIQEALIFDNKYTAYTMEHLRVGWEQLLTTIARTINEIENQILTRDAKGISQEQLHEYRTSFNHFDKDHSGVLQAEEFKACLISLGYDVENNKQGDAEFARIMGIVDPNNSGAVTFQAFIDFMSRETTDTDTADQVIASFKILAGDKNYITAEELRRELPPDQAEYCIARMAPYTGPDAKPGALDYMSFSTALYGESDL, from the exons ATGGTAGATTACCACGCCGCTAATAATCAATCTTTATATTCAGCGGGCGAACAGCAGACATACATGGAGCAAGAGAACGATTGGGACCGGGACCTACTGCTGGACCCGGCCTGGGAGAAACAGCAGAGGAAG ACTTTCACGGCCTGGTGCAACTCTCACCTGCGGAAGTCAGGAACGCAGATCGAAAACATCGAGGAGGATTTCAGAGATGGACTCAAACTCATGCTGCTCCTAGAGGTCATCTCAG GGGAGAGGTTACCTAAACCTGAAAGAGGCAAGATGAGAGTCCACAAGATCAACAACGTCAACAAAGCGCTGGACTTCATCGCCAGCAAAGGAGTCAAGCTGGTGTCCATCGGTGCAGAAG AAATCGTGGATGGAAATGCCAAGATGACTCTGGGAATGATCTGGACCATCATCCTCCGCTTCGCCATCCAGGACATCTCAGTGGAGG AAACCTCCGCTAAAGAAGGACTGTTGCTCTGGTGTCAGAGAAAGACGGCTCCTTACAAGAACGTCAACGTTCAGAACTTCCATATCAG ctGGAAGGATGGTCTCGCCTTCAATGCTCTGATCCACAGACACAGGCCAGAGCTCATCGATTACGACAAGCTGAGAAAG gACGACCCAGTGACCAATCTGAACAACGCTTTTGAAGTGGCAGAGCGATACCTCGACATCCCCAAGATGTTGGATGCAGAGG ACATTGTGAACACAGCACGTCCAGATGAGAAAGCCATAATGACCTATGTGTCCAGTTTCTACCATGCCTTTTCTGGAGCCCAGAAG GCTGAGACAGCAGCTAATCGTATTTGCAAGGTGTTGGCGGTCAATCAGGAGAACGAGCACCTGATGGAGGACTATGAAAAACTGGCCAGCGAT CTGTTGGAGTGGATTCGTAGGACAATCCCATGGTTGGAAAACCGTGCTCCAGAGAAAACCATGACCGAAATGCAGCAGAAATTGGAAGATTTCCGAGATTACCGTCGTGTTCACAAACCACCCAAAGTTCAGGAAAAGTGTCAGCTAGAGATCAACTTTAACACATTGCAGACCAAACTTCGTCTGAGCAACCGACCAGCCTTTATGCCATCTGAGGGACGCATGGTGTCG GACATTAATGGTGCATGGCATAAACTGGAAGGGGCCGAGAAAGGCTATGAAGAGTGGCTGCTGAATGAGATCCGTCGTTTGGAGAGACTTGACCATCTTGCAGAAAAGTTCCGGCAGAAAGCAGCCATCCATGAAAGCTGGACAGATG gTAAGGAGGCCATGCTAACACAGAAGGACTATGAGACCGCATCTCTGTCTGAAATCAAAGCTCTCCTGAAGAAGCATGAAGCATTCGAAAGTGACCTTGCTGCCCACCAGGACAGAGTTGAGCAGATTGCTGCCATTGCACAGGAGCTCAA TGAGCTGGACTACTATGACTCCCCGAGCGTTAATGCACGCTGTCAGAAGATCTGTGAGCAATGGGATGCTCTGGGTTCCCTCACACAGAATCGTAGAGATTCTCTTGAG AGAACAGAGAAACAGCTGGAGTCTATTGATGAGCTGTACCTGGAGTATGCCAAGAGAGCAGCACCGTTCAACAACTGGATGGAGGGAGCCATGGAGGATCTTCAGGACATGTTCATTGTACACAACATCGAGGAGATCCAG GGACTGCTAACGGCTCACGACCAGTTCAAATCAACTCTTCCAGAGGCAAATAAAGAGCGGGAAGCTATCCAGGCCATCCAGGCTGAAGTTCAGAAAATCGCACAGTACAATGGCATCAAACTGGCTGGAAACAATCCTTACACCACCATCACACCTCAGAGCATTGACAAGAAGTGGGAGAAG GTGCAGCAACTGGTTCCACAGCGTGATCAGGCTCTTCAGGAAGAACTTGCACGTCAGCAGTCTAATGACCATCTCAGACGCCAGTTTGCCAATCAGGCCAACATGATTGGACCATGGATCCAAAATAAGATGGAG GAGATCGGGCGGATATCAATTGAGATGAATGGAACGCTGGAAGATCAGCTGACCCACCTCCGTCAGTATGAGCAGAGCATCATTGAATACAAACCCAACATCGACCAACTGGAAGGAGACCATCAGCTTATCCAGGAAGCACTTATCTTTGACAACAAATACACTGCTTATACTATGGAG CACCTTCGTGTTGGTTGGGAGCAGCTCCTTACTACAATTGCTCGCACAATTAATGAGATAGAGAACCAGATTCTGACTCGTGATGCTAAAGGAATCAGCCAGGAGCAGCTTCACGAGTACCGCACGTCCTTCAATCACTTTGACAAG GACCACAGTGGTGTCTTACAAGCTGAGGAGTTCAAGGCTTGTTTGATCAGTCTGGGTTACGACGTAGAAAACAACAAGCAG GGTGATGCCGAATTTGCTCGTATCATGGGTATTGTTGACCCCAACAACAGTGGAGCAGTGACCTTCCAGGCCTTCATCGACTTCATGTCAAGGGAAACAACCGACACAGACACTGCAGACCAGGTCATCGCCTCATTTAAGATCCTAGCCGGAGACAAG AACTACATCACAGCTGAGGAGTTGAGGCGTGAGCTTCCTCCTGACCAGGCAGAGTACTGCATTGCCCGAATGGCACCATACACGGGCCCCGACGCGAAGCCTGGTGCTCTTGACTACATGTCCTTCTCCACCGCCCTGTATGGGGAGAGTGACCTCTAA